Genomic DNA from Oryza sativa Japonica Group chromosome 5, ASM3414082v1:
CGCGAGGCggcggaagacggcggcgatgaAGCCGATCTTGATCCACTTGAGCCTGCAGTAGCCGCAGTACTTGCCGCGACCATTAACAACATTCCTGCGGCCGCTACGGCCGTGCGgctgcggcgacgacgacatggcggcggcggcgcggaggtggtaggacggcggcggggtgatggccgggacgccgccggccTCGGCGAAGGGGGAGGAGGCGTCGACCTTGGGCGTGCCCGGGTGGGACTCCCAGACGAAGGGGacggcgccggtgccggcgccgtAGTAGCGGAACGACGGGTTGCCCTGGGAGCTCTCCTTGGTGAGCAGCCGCGCGTAGAACTCGCCGTCGTGCGTGATGCGCAGCGGGCTCTGCGGCTTGCTcgccatctctccctctctcactctcactgTCTCGGTCTCACACACGAACTGCCACTATTGTGTGAAGTGGAGGAGTGGATCGGTCAGTGTAgggggtgagagagagagtgcgGTGTGGCGCGAACGAACGATCCGAGAAGACGAGAGATCCGATGGCGCGTTTTTATACTTGGCCTCCAGATCGATCGGCGCGGTCACTTGCGACTCAAGGTACTTAGAGGCACTTTTCTCACCCACTTGATGACATGCTGGCGTCTTAATTTCAGAGGAGTGGACAAGTTAGCGGGATAATCTTTGCTCTTTTTTACTAAGTTGTTTTACTAGTTCTTGTAGCTTAGCAAACCatatgttccaaaatataaagatTTCTAGGTTATTtagtaactatataaaaaaaaattagtcacttCAGTTGCTAATTTTGGATTACTCAGATTTAGAGCATATGTGATTTATTTTGGAATTATTGACATGATGGAATCATCAGAATTAGTGTATTTTGATACAAAATTTGAATCATGcaaatttttatatttcaatAGCCTAAGAGCCCGTGCATTACAACGGAAAACAAATTAAGTTACTAGCTtattaaatcaattaataaaCACTTATTCAGTCTAAGTAgtactatgattttttttattgaacaactaaataattttgaaatttggtGAGCCAATTGTGAAATGGGGCGACTTATTGAAAAGTGGTGTAATAATACAGATTGTAAATCTAGATGTTAGTGGTAGAGGTGGTGTGAGTATGAACATCACCACCAACAACATTTTAAGCATATAGAAAACGTTGATATATATGAAATGTTGAGAGGGATAGAGCGGACAAGGTCGTGAGTTCTCTGCCTGAGCCTAACATGCTTGATCGAACATGCCTGCTGTCTGTTTGAGTGTAATATAGGTGCAGTGAAACATGCATGAAGCCTGCCTGCCGATTCAGTGACATACTGGCGTGCAgaaacatgcatatgcatgctccACACACTTGCTTACAAAACCATTCGGCGTCACCACAAAAATGTGTTGGTGGGACTCAATTCAGGTTCAAGTGTCTGATTAGGCAAAAGGAATTTTTGACACGCGAAATTAATGCCAGTTGGAATCTGACACAGGTTTGTCGAAATCTGGCATTCTGGCTGTCAAACTTGGGCCAAGAAAAATAGATGGAAAAAAACAAGTAAAAAACAGTTTTCGTGATATACAGCAGAGTACAAGTTTTTTTAAGAGGAATACTTATACAGGCAACATAGTACATGTAAAATAGAAAGTGAGGTGACCACTGACCAAGCATGGTCCGACCTGGCCCATGTACAGCCCATAGCAAGGCCCAGTCCTCGTAGGAATCCTCTGAAATGGACCGTTAGTACCCTACTGGGCTAATTAATTTGTAAAGCCCAACCAATATCCAGGTCACGGGCTAATTTCCTATGTAGGCCCAACCCACTGTAATGGGCCTCTTAGGCCCATCTGTAATGCGTTCAGTTCACGGCGAACGTGAGAGGACGACTCCCTTATTCATGGCACCGTTCCTTGTgacaaaattacagatttacAGGAACGAATGCAGCGCAGCTGCTCTCACTAAAACAGCATGACCAACAAAGACACAAACATGCATCATGCATTCGAACACTGCACTAGTTATTACTTCGTCCCTACACAGAGAGAAGCGTGCGTGTATGTGTATTTATTTAGGCTCCGTTTACTTCCCACACAAAAAAATTTCACCATGTCTCATCGAACGTtggaacacctgcatgaagtattaaatataggttaaAAATAACTAACTACACATATtgcaactaatttgcgagacgaatcttttaaacttAATTGCTTTATGATTTCAAAATGTGTTGCTACAGTaatcatttgctaatgatagattaattagacttaataaattcatttcactgtttactgatggattctgcaattagttttttttattagtgtccgaataCCCCACACGACACTCTATATAATACCTAATTTaatgttgaaaatttaaaatttgggtGATAAACATAAGCGAAAAAATGAAATGAGGTCCTGTAATTAAGCATGCTTACTAAATCAAACCAATCACCCTTTTCCAGTTCAGTGAtgaggttttttctttttacagcGGTCAATGTATGCTCCAGTACTCCGTACAAAGGGGCGATGGCAAGAAGAGGGTACTCTACAACTGTACAAAGACAGTAGTGAGACATCCATCATCACGGTGACGGCTTCACGGGCAGGTGGGACCGATGCACTACCATGATCAGCCTCATACTGGTCATATGCCCCTTCCTGTCTCCTGCAGGCGCAGCGAGACGTACGTACGAGAATATGGAACCTCGAGGGGTTTCCGATGCGCCGCAGTGAACTTTTTACCACACAGCCTTCTACTGTAGTTCTCGCGAACAGAGTGCAGAGACAGTCTTGCACTTGCAGTGCAGCATTGAGGCTAGAACACGCTCATTACTTCTGTTTTTACCTTGTTGCTTAGTACCGTAGTACGTGTCTACaggataaaaataataatttaaaaccatgtcattataatttttcaaagtttaaGATATGACATCGATATCTCAATAACATGTAGAACCCATATGAGTCAATGAtatgtgggtcaggatgacatatctcaaattttacaaaattataatggcatggttccaattttccaaaaaaaaaaaggatcagaTCTAAGAGCAAAAGGTCAATAGtgcagcccactactagctccaaatcatatatagccaatgtaatagctaattcatacaatagttgcttactatactatttaTACCTGGttctacctgtcatacacacattatatctatctgtagcccactgcccttctcttttttttaatctctttaaaatatgtttatagccggtttatagcctgctattgtacatgctatAAGTGCCCGGGAGGAtaggttaaaaaaaacaaccataAAAAGCGAGATACTCCAATTAACCATTGCATGATGATTCAGGACTCGTATTAGAAACTGACAAAGCCCTGGTGCCACCGACTGCATCCATGAGGTAAGCCAGATTCCAAACAAGGGCCCACATTTGACCCCTCCTCTCATGTGATGCGGTctggcaggtgggcccggcGCTTTCTGGGCACCGGGGCCCACTGTCAGGGTCTGGTCTCTTTAGCAGTGCAGCTTTTGGTTTGGATTAGTGTAAGCGCGCACCGAGTCTGAGTAGGACAAAGGCGTACAGGACACGTCGTTCTCACGAGTGCGCGCGTGCAGCGCAGGGAAGGACCGAAGAGGACGAGTCTaagattcaaaaaaaaaaaaaaaaggacgagTGTGaaattggtggatttcgccaacTCAAGATTAAACATTCAGGGATTGTCCTATGACTTTGCTGGGATTTAAATTCTAAaagcttaattttaaaattaacaaGCATAGTGGCCCGAGCAGATTACGTGGCtagtatcattatattttctctcatataatagcatatagtatcattatattttctctcatataatagcatatatgttttctcattatattattcaaatatattaaaatgacaatataattttaaattctgcaataactttacaaaactactaatgtgtaatattcatattatattttatatatgtgttagttattaattatttttaatatcaaattttagttatttgtaaattatatatatatattcctatatggactctagagtcatcttttaatatttcttttttaaaattctgaattttctgtaaattgtatttctatatagactatatgttcttcttccaatattatttatttttatttctgaatttttattatttctaattgtatttctatgtggactctaaacttaactttcaatatttttaaatttttaatttcgaatttatgttacttctaaattgtattcctatagaTGTATTCCTTTATTgaccttaaactcttcttcctatgtttttcttaatttcgaattttagtttttttgtaaattgtatttttatacggactctaaactctacttttaattttattaaattttagttagttttaaattcctatatggactctatactctacttctaatattccttattttttaattccgaatttctatttttttttcttaattgtatttctatatgaactctatactctattatttcctaattgtatttctatatggactctatattctacttctaatatttcttatttttaattctgaatttcagttatttcctaattgtatttctatatagactctatacccTACTTCTAGTATTCTTTATTTTtgattccgaatttcagttatttcctaattgtatttctatatggactctatactccacttctaatattccttatttttaattccgaatttcaattatttcctaattgtatttctatatggactctagtctcctcttctaatatttcttatttttttaattctgaattttaactatttctaaactggatttctatatggactctagtctcctcttctagtattacttattttttaattccgaatttcagctatttctaaattgtatttctatatggactctgctttttctttttctccgattgatgtgagaatttctaggccatgaaaGCGAAcatggaggctcctttttctattcctttaataatataatagattttgacATTAACGTAGTTCTTTTTAATATTgacttttaaattgctaaaaacacgtatgtaaaagttttatgcatatattattttttattattaataaATCGCATGATTTATAATCTGCCATAGGTAACCGACGATGGAGACTTTATAATGCAATTTTGACAGCAGTACGTGCTGTACTTCGTAGTATTAATGTGGAGTACTATTTATGGAGTACCCTGCACTGTTTCCGATTTCGTTTTTATCTCGCCGACATTTCATGTTGCGTAACGTGTCTCGGTATGATAATCACACAATATTTGGAGTGCTCGATTTAAGATTGGCATTTCAGCAGTGCCAACTTAATTGTGAACGAGAGAAATACCAAATTATTAACATTTTAGTCCTCATATAAAACTTGTTTTGAAACATAAacccttgcaaaaaaaaattaacacatAAATAGACCATCCTCGAAGAAAGTTGAGGTATTGTCTGAGATGACATGAATTTTCGTTGTCACAATAGTACTCTATTGTACGAGTAGTTGAAAATGTGTACGGGCGGGGTctgtttgggaaggagggacttattccaagttcttgtcacatcagatgtttggatactaatttgaaatattaaacatacactaattacaaaactcattccataaccttggactaattcacgagacttttgagtctaattacgccatgatttgacaatgtgatgctacaataaacttttcataattatggattaattaggcttaaaaaattcgtctcgcagattagctctcatttatgaaattagtttttttattagtctatgtataatactccaaattagcgtccaaacatccgatgtgacatggactaaaaatttagccccatctaaacaccccctagcTAGCAAGGAGTAGATAGTACTTAGTACTCCTAGGTCTTTTGACTCTCGTCCAAGGGACCAATGTTTAAACCCCGTCcatgcttttcttttttaaaaataagtttcaCTTGAGAATTACTCTTCTAATCTTCTCTTTCTTAgaacaatatatactccctccgtcccacgatataaggtattttgagtttttcttgcaacgtttgaccactcgtcttattcaatttttttttgcaaatataaaaaacgaaaagttatgcttaaagtactatagataataaagtaagtcacaaataaaataaataataatttcaaaattttttgaataagatgagtggtcaaacgttgcaagcaaaaactcaaaatcccttatattatgggacggagggagtatgttttaaaaattatctctgaatataatttagaattTAGAATATAAGTGATCTTAAATAAAAGATTGTAAGAGTACCTATAAAGTACAAGGCTACTAGAAGATTAAGAGAGTGACATCATAAATTTATGCCACCTTACGCAAGATCTTAGAGCCAGTGTTGAAGGCATTAAGGCGTTATAACGTAGCACCTCTGGGGATGATCGATGCTGAGCCGAGTGTCCATtattgtaattagttttttaggGATTATTTATGAAATAAGTTTTATATAAGGACACAAATGTCAAAAATTGGAAGCACTGCTCCACGTAGAATTCTATGATGGCGGTGTCACGATGGTGAGTTGAACGATAAGGGGGCGCCAAGGATATGCCAACTAATTGGAGCTACATGTATAGGATGCACGGGAAAAGTTAAGAGCTCATAAGGAGTTTCCCCTCTCTACTACGGTATAAAATATACGTATgtagaaaataatataaaaattaccATTCACCAGCAACACATGAGAAACACGCGATAGACTTCTAAGAAAATTATACTTCATCTGGATAACACGATTAAAAGTTGGAATGTCTACCCAAAAACTCAAGCTCAACATGTAGCATTTTACGTAGCTGAGAATGGTTATCATGGGATATGGATATAAAATAAGATGTAAATTCAATTTTGATTTAGAAGTATTTGGATGGTTACCGGTAAAATCCCTTCAAATATTGGATTTGATCACCCCAACCCACTCACTAACATATGTTTGACTAGTTTGTCACTGCTACTccattcgtcccaaaatataaaaatctagAATTGGACGAGACATgtctaaaatatactccctccgttccataatataatggattttgagtttttcttgcaCCGTTttaccactcgtcttattaagaaaaattgtgtaaatataaaaaacgaaaatttatgcttaaagtacttttgataataaagtaagtcaaaaaaaataattttaaaattttttgaataagatgagtggtcaaacagtgcaagtaaaaactcaaaatctcttatattatattatgtgacggagggagtaagaactTAGACGTACTGTATATCCAGATTTATGTGACGGAGAGAGTAAGAACTTAGACGTACTGTATA
This window encodes:
- the LOC4339097 gene encoding uncharacterized protein, with product MASKPQSPLRITHDGEFYARLLTKESSQGNPSFRYYGAGTGAVPFVWESHPGTPKVDASSPFAEAGGVPAITPPPSYHLRAAAAMSSSPQPHGRSGRRNVVNGRGKYCGYCRLKWIKIGFIAAVFRRLALGKPSRASSSSSAVQPSPSTRWLFSGSGSVETSDEPQPPAISPASTKQGGLLCLGVRPSPWMVQLCGVQSIRRVDTGSSWATHGWA